From the genome of Trypanosoma brucei brucei TREU927 chromosome 11 chr11_scaffold01 genomic scaffold, whole genome shotgun sequence:
TTAGTTCTCACCAGTGCAATAAAGTCGTACGTGAACGTCACATTCGGAATATTCAAACAAAGGCCCAAAATTATCGGTTGTTAACAGTGATTAGACAGATGCAGCGCATCACTGTTGTTGCAAACTGCTCAAGAATTAATCGCCCGGCTACGGATCTTCGTTCCTTATTGAGTAAAGTTGAATGCTCCGATGCAAATCATTCTGATCAGAATATGTCAGATGTTCGTACGGAGGTGGAAAAGTGGCTTCGGTTCACTGGTAAGTTCCATCCTACGTATGAGAAACGGGCTTTGGCCTTTTTAGATGACGAACAAAAACGGTCGTTCGATTTAATTGAGTCGAAAGAACTTCGTACTCTCGTAGTAGTTCCAGCAGCTCTAATGCTCCAATGGAAAAGTGAGATTGAGTCGAAGGTAAAATCATCGCGGGGTTTGAGGGTTTACCTCTATCACGGACAGAGCAAAGTAATTAGCAATACAGAGCTTGAGTTGTACGATTTTGTCATTACTACATATGACACCTTGGCGAACTCCGCCAGCGGCGCCTTTGCGCCGGCATTTGGTGACAGTAACATAGTGTTTAACAGGAGAGAAGCTGGCCCACTTTTCCATATCCGATGGAAGCGCATTATTTTGGATGAGGCACATATGGTTAGGCATTCCCGAACTCAAAGGTGGAGGGCCGTTAAGGAATTACAGGGGGTACATCGGTGGGCCGTCACGGCCACACCTCTTCATAACAATATCGAAGATATTCAAAATCTTCTCCATTTTGTGGGCCTCCCCAGACTTCCAGTGCTCCCAGGGTCAAATCCAGAGGAAATTCTAAACGATCCAATTCTACAGCGTGGTATAGCGCGCTCACTGCAACCTGCGTTCTTGCGTCGGGGTCCAGTAATGATTCGCAATGGTAAAAGAGAGGTGCTAGTGGAGCTCCCACCCAAAACCGAGAAGGTTGTTATGAAGCGCTTTTCTTCCGAGGAGTCCAAACGGTACAACAGCATACTTGCCCGATCGAGGTCGGCGTTGGAGAGTTCGGAGCGTAAGGAGGCTGcttttcacatttttgcTATGATGACACGCCTTCGTCAGGCGTGTTGTCACCCGTGGATTAGTAGGGATCGTGCGCTTACCGTATCAGTGTGTGGTATATGCAAAAGCGAAGCTGTCTCTTCAGTCTTAACGAAGTGTGGACATTACTTTTGTTATGAGTGCTTGCTTCTTCGATTCCGTGATGCGGTTGATGGTGACAGCGTTGCCGTTCGCCTGGAGTGCCCCACCTGCGGGGAAATCATCACAAAAAGTTCTGTGTTTAGGAATCAAACACTTACCTCGGCGGAGCGCATTGCCAAACTGAAAAACGAGGAAGTGGAAGTAAGTACAAAATTACAGATGATACTGGATTCCATTCAGGCAATGAAGAAGAATTGCCCCGATGATAAAATGATTATATTTTCACATTTTACTTCATTCATGGACGTTATATCGGTAGCTCTCGACAATTTGGACATAGCTCATTTACGTTTGGACGGAACAATGAGTTTGAGCAGCCGAAACCTCGTGATTCGTTGCTTTCAATCGAGTGATGATGTACGGGTTATTCTTGCGagcaaaacagcaacaggtgTTGGATTAAACTTAACGGCGGCTAATCACGTTTTGGTAGTTGATCCGTGGTGGAATCCGGCCATTGAAGAGCAGGCTGTTCATCGCTGTTATCGCATCGGCCAGCGCAAGCACGTTCACGTGAAGCGCATAATTATCGAAGACACAATCGAGCAATACTGCTACGAGATTTGCAGGCGTAAGAAGGAATTTGGTGATGCAATCTTGCGAGCCGCAACGAAAGGAGAGTCCGGAGCATCGTTGGCAACATCGAAACTTCGTGAGTTACTTTCTCGCCTGCAGTTTGTCCCAGATAGCAACAAAACGAGCGACAATGTGGGCGATAACTTCACTAAAACTGCAAGGGAGGACTGTGCCAGTGGCAGTAAAAGTTCAAGATAAACGTATGCGTTGCCGCTGAAAGTATTCATTTTTCGCTTCAGGGCTGTACCATATGGACTGCTGCTGTGTTGTTTGTGGAAGTGTTAACGTCAGCTGCCGTCAGGTAAAAACAGTGGTTCTAGTTTTGCGGAGGGGAGGAGGCAGGGGGTGCTCGGCGTTGAAAACAACTTTTCACCGCTCATGTTACTGTTGCTTGAATCTTTACGGAGTTGTTTTATGCTCCTTCTTGCTCTGTATGTATATTTGTTGTGCTCACAGGGTTGTTACAGGTAGGGGCACCAGTGTTAGAAAACCTAATTTTCAGTCTCGCCATACCTTTCGATGGCACTTGAAGGGTCAACACCAGAGGCGTTTTCGTTGTATGCCTTACCGACGTTTCGAATAACTAACTCGTGGGCGCAGCAGACGCGGACGGGGTTGTTTCAACCTCCGGAACTGTCCACTTCCCCGGCTCGGTTTGACAGCGGTGATTGTAGCAGCAGTAATGGGGCGAACTCAGCCCCATTTGCCGCATCGCGAAATGAGTGTTACCTAGTGTCTAGATGCAATTTTGGACCGGATGGGGAGCTGTTGCTACGTAAAGGGGATCGCTCTCTCGAGAGCATCATGAACATGATTATCAATGAGATCGGTAAGGAGCAGGATGCGTTTGCCACTCAGAGGGAAGGTAATCTTGTCTTAGAGCGTGAACTAAGACAGGTTCAACAAGGCCGAAGGGATGCAGAGCTCGAGTTGCATAAGACCGAGgcacttttgttttgtgtcaaGTCAATAGTTAAGGAGCAGCAAAACTTGCTGAATGAACTGAGGCACGTGTAGGCGAACAATTAAGTTTGGGGACGCGTAGTTGGTATTGTTTTCCGAGTATTTTCTTCGTCCTGGAGGTCACACAGCTGTGTTGCATATAcgacgcttttttttttttttgaataccACATGCGAGTCCGAGCCGCGTTTGTGCTTCCTCTGCTTCCCAAATAATCTTTGTGATTATTAACCTCTCTCCTATGCTTATCAGTTTAAGAAGTGTTTCGTAAGCAACGATGGAAGAAGGAACGTATGCGGGGCAACTGGGGACGCAAAATCTAGATAGTGTCGTAGAGACGGATGAAACTAACTTTCTCCACGAACGGTTATCCTCCAAAATTAGTAATGGGTTTGCTTCGAGTGCGTACTGGGGTGCCACCGGGGAGTTGCCGCCCCGGGAGCCGGATGACGTGGCTGGGAAGAAGCCACATTGCTTTGAAATGGAACTCAATCGCAAACTTGTACCCTTCCCTGAGGACAAGACTAGTCTTCCGCGGATATTGGATTACTCACACGTTGGGCTTCATCGACTAAGGGACGGCGCTGAGGATCCTCCGAAGCTTAACGAGGCTCAGTTGCGGGCGTTGGAGGCTGGTGGATCGGCCTCAGGGGATAACACGTTAAAGAGAAGGGGGCTGCCTCTTTTGGAGAGGACAACCACACAAGGGCGTACCATCGGTAAGGGGATCTTAGGTCCTGAAGCACTGAACGCCCTTCGGGAAGGAAATGCCAACATAAGTGCAGCAGAAGCTAACCGTGAGCAACTAAAGAGCAAGCCCTTCACATCTGCAGACCCCAATGCCTACCGGCCGACTTCGTGGGACTACTGTGACATGACCGGTATTGATCCATCTTCTTACTGGGTTACCGCGCTTGATCAAGAGAGCGTGGGGATGCCTGCCGTCTACAAGAGTCGATACAATTTGGTCGAGAAAGAGGGGCCCGTGCGGCGGGAAAGAACTACATTGATGCTGGAACGGGGGAAGACTGTTGATAAAAAGCAATTGAGAGATACCCTGGATGGCATTAATGCTGAAGCAGTACCTCAAGGCTACAAAACTTGGTCAGCCGGTCACTGGATGAGCACCACTCATGATGCCCATGCCCCGTATGACATTGGAGGAGCTACGGAAATCAATAAGCGGAATGCGACTGTGCCACTCCCCAGGACGTACCACACGCTCACGCCGGTGCACGAGGAGACCGTCTTGTCGCAGacgcagcggcacctgaaCAGGCACAATGGTAAGTGGGCCACTGAATACTCAGTGTCTTACAAGGACAGTTTTGATGAAGCAGAGGTAAACAAGGCCTATAGCAAGAGAAGTATATTTGATATCAGGGACGGCGCCTACACCATGCACCCTTACGCTCATCACCCTCGCGACGATACGGCGACTGGGGAAAATTATACGCCTGCACAGATTGTACCGGGCCAATATACTTCCATTGCCAGGCAACCACTTCACGCACGTAATGCTATCAAATAAGGTATTAACTCTCACACAGTGCGTGGATGCTTCTCCCTGAGAATGATACTTTGGATGAACTGCGGGGAAAGATGCAGACGTGGAATAACTAGACCAACGTGCATCGGGGCCCCCAAATGTAGAAATATGTAgttgtgtttatttgtttgcctTTTTCACACGCGGTAGAGAGTCCTGGCGTACATGTTTACAACTCCTCTAATACCACCGAATAACTGTGTCTGTTCacaatatatgtatttttggactttttttttgcgttttggCAGtatgtttactttttttttttgctgttagGGTAGCTGGAGAGTCGTTTACATATCTGACTTCAACACACGGCACCACGACCTGCGTCCAAAAGTTGTGGGAAGTTTTGATTTTCGTTAGGAAAACTTTTAAACGACTGGTGTAGCTCTTAGTCTGTAAACGGGACGTACTAAACAGGTATCGTTTCAACCGAGGGGGCACGCTGGGATTTTTCATCGCGGACCTAATCTGTTTATCGGAGCGAAATAAAATTTAGGATGCGTTTCACTTTCGTGTAGTTGCCAACAGGAGGGTTTGAAGGCctacttcccccctccccattGGCAGCCTGTGTTGTTACGTTTGTGAAATGTCCTGGGGGATGCAGTTGCTCGCAAATATTGTCCTCTGGTGTTTCCGTATTTGCTGAGATGGTGTCGGCGGGAGGGGCTGATGCTTGCTATCTGTGTTAGTGTGTGGAGTACAAGGCGAACATTTTCTTGATGGTTTGATTACTCCATTAGTATTGCCGTTGCATGCAGCTATCTCTTTGAGGTATTGTGCATTTTGATTCCAATGGTGCTATCAGTCAAGAGGGCCACGAGCAGGGCATTTTGAAGGTCTACCCGGAGATGATTACTTAGCGACTAGTCTCTGTAAGTGAAAATGGTTTAATGGTACGGTAGCGGGGTaagtggttttttttttcactgtcTTATggttgcttatttttgtccAATCCCTTTTCACTCAATTTCCCTGCTATGCCTTCCTTCAGGTTTGCAGTAGCAGAGACTAAATAGCGTAGTCGGCAGTTAAATATATGTTGAATCCGACATTTTCTCTGTACAGGAAgacgttgcagtcctatcctGTACCACCGAAGATTCGCCACTACGATCGGCGATGGAGTGGAAGTCGCACAAACCCATACAATCGTCAATATTGGCGCGTGATTATGAACGAGAACTACTCCCGTCCATCCTTTTGGGTTTCAGACTTCCGTCACCGTTACTTGATGCGTACAGGAACGGATTATCAAGGGCAGGTGCCTTCTTCACCACAACCCGGCCTCTACCAGGGGTTCAGTGACGTACATAAATTGTTAGCCAACCACCCCAAACCACAGAGGGAATCCCGCCATTTACCAGTGTTGCCGATGACCCCACGGGTTGTCTTTGAACACGCCAATGAAAAGCGCATAGATACGGCGAAGAAGATGCGCAGGGACAGACGCAGGATAGAGGAATTGAAAACATTGGAATTTTGGGGGTGGTATATGAAGCTGCAGCGCGTCCGGGGCCGCTGGTGCCGGGAACAGGGCGTTTCGAGCCGTGGCGTTTATGGACCGGCAGTGGACGCAGCGGAGTTATGGGGTTAGTGTTTCAACGTGGAATGTGTCTGTGttaggaaggaggaggtccGTTTGTTGAATCCCCTATATCTTTACGCACACTTACTCTTAACACATCCTTTACTGGCTGTCACGTTTCCACCTTGCTTACGTTGCGTTAAGtttctctttcccatttTATTTACGTAGAGGCATTAGAAACCGAGTGCACTTGGGTAGGCCGATTGTCCGTCCTCCACTACCACCGCACCCCCAGTAAAAGCCATGATGAAGGGCAAACGCCTGAGCAAACGCCTCAGACGTAAGGAGGAACAAGAAGAGATAATCGAAGACCTCGACCTCGACGTGGAGGACTACGAGATTGAGGAGGATGACGTCGTCCACAATCGACGTAGTAAAGTGAAGGACAAGGGTGACGGAGTGAATGGTGTGCTCCCGGTGGACGCTCACAAGCTGGAAGGCTttgacgatgacgatgaggaAAAGGGTGCTCATCTAGAGGAAGAGAGACTCGCTCTTGAAGTAAACAAGACTATGCGAAAAAATACGGTTGATTCTGATTTTGATGTTGGTGGTATCTCCGCGGGAACGAAGCGTAAGAGGACACCCGAATTTAACGTAACCCAAAGTGTTGCACCCGTTATTGAGGCCGTGGAGCGCGACTACGCCGCATTAACTTCTTCGGAGCGGCTGTCAATTGTGCAGAAAGAGTCTCCTGAGATGATCAAGATGCTTGAGGAAATGAAGCGGTACCTTGCCGAGGTGAGGGAACTGGGCGATCCTCTTCACGAACTGCTCTTCCGGCGGCGACTGTCAAGCGCCGATCGGAGCCTCGTTCAGTTCCTGGAAACAAAGGTGCAGCTAATGCTCAGTTATTGTATGCACGTGACATTCTATTTACTTATGAAAACGGAAGGCAAAAAGATTGCCGGCCACCCAGTCATAGACAATCTGGTGGAGATACGTGTTTACCTTGAGAAGTTGTTCCATATGGAGGAGAAGCTGCAGTACTCGTTGAATCGCCTACTAAGCGGCAAGACAACAGCTGTTGCACACCTTGATACTCTACGCCCTCTTCAGTGTAATGAGCGCGTCTCCATGACAACCAACAAAGATGCAAAGAAGAGTCGCAAGCAACTTGAAGCGATGaaagaagcggaagaaattgagaaggaggaaatggcAACAATGAACCGCATTCGCACTAAGAAGTCAGGTAGCCTTGACGAGGTAACACCTGTTGATAGCAAGGCAGCCGCTTCAGTACTGGGCTACCACGAGGATGAAGACCAGTTTTTTGCAAAGCTAGCGGCAACCGAGAGTGACGAAGATGGAGAGGAGGGCCTTTCCTTAGTTGAGCGCTTAAAGAAGCGTCAACGAGCACTCGCAAAGGGTAGCGACGACGCTGACGACGAAGGCAATCGCAACGGAAACGTGATCgtggatgatgatgatgatggtagTTATGACCAAGAGGAGTGTGAAGACGAGCTTCTCAGTGAGGGTGTGAACGAAGAGGGCGAGTACGAGACGCTCttggaggaggagcgggATCGCCAGAAGAGAAGGGTTGCGACTCTGCAACCCAAGCGGGAGTTAATCGAACCTGCAGTGGATCGTCGCAAGACGACCAAGAAGATTGAAACGCACCGGGGGCTGACCAAATCTCGCCCGAAGGACCGGAAAACTCCCCGGACAGCTCAACGACGCAAGTATGAGAAAGGTTTGCGCATCCATAAGACACAGACACGCACTGTTCAACCGGAGCCGGAGGGTGGCTTTGTGGGTGTGCCGCTGCTCAAGTCTCGCGTTACGCAAAGCGTTCGGTTTCAGTAGTGGTTGAAGAAGGAGTTCTGTCTAAGTGCGTTGTTTCGTACGGTGGCTTGGTACGGTACAAGCGTTGTGATCTTTGGGACGCACGGGAACTTCCGTGGTCTGCCCGGCGCTAATGTGCTGTTCAGCGGTTACGTttggttaaaaaaaataattatgcTGTGAATACCGGAGGAcaataagaaaaaacaaaccaaatcAGTAAGCAATAAACCCAAGTAAAATTAATTAAGACCGCGTCACCTGTGGGCATTATTACTACTGCTTGTTTATTGAGCTGCAGCTTGCCAATGGGATATTTGTCACTCCCGGTGTGGCGAGTGCAGCTTTTGGCTGAACATGTTCGTCGGTGGTGACTTGTTGCTTTTTATCAATTTTGCTCTTTACTCTTGCCAAACATAGAATAATTAGACTCGGAGTAAACACGACTCATGCAACCTATAGAACGTGCTGAGGAGCTACTGGCCCATGAGCGAGAGAAAATTGGTTTGTTCCGGATGCCGTTTCGCACACTTCAACTTTCATGT
Proteins encoded in this window:
- a CDS encoding DNA repair protein, putative — protein: MLFCRHLLFRGSCLFLTAKQGIVSTNEPATVQGFYSCMEYDDLGAADVPDLQVSLLPFQREGVYWMMLRERHHVGGIMADQLGMGKTIQMIGLCLSSHQCNKVVRERHIRNIQTKAQNYRLLTVIRQMQRITVVANCSRINRPATDLRSLLSKVECSDANHSDQNMSDVRTEVEKWLRFTGKFHPTYEKRALAFLDDEQKRSFDLIESKELRTLVVVPAALMLQWKSEIESKVKSSRGLRVYLYHGQSKVISNTELELYDFVITTYDTLANSASGAFAPAFGDSNIVFNRREAGPLFHIRWKRIILDEAHMVRHSRTQRWRAVKELQGVHRWAVTATPLHNNIEDIQNLLHFVGLPRLPVLPGSNPEEILNDPILQRGIARSLQPAFLRRGPVMIRNGKREVLVELPPKTEKVVMKRFSSEESKRYNSILARSRSALESSERKEAAFHIFAMMTRLRQACCHPWISRDRALTVSVCGICKSEAVSSVLTKCGHYFCYECLLLRFRDAVDGDSVAVRLECPTCGEIITKSSVFRNQTLTSAERIAKLKNEEVEVSTKLQMILDSIQAMKKNCPDDKMIIFSHFTSFMDVISVALDNLDIAHLRLDGTMSLSSRNLVIRCFQSSDDVRVILASKTATGVGLNLTAANHVLVVDPWWNPAIEEQAVHRCYRIGQRKHVHVKRIIIEDTIEQYCYEICRRKKEFGDAILRAATKGESGASLATSKLRELLSRLQFVPDSNKTSDNVGDNFTKTAREDCASGSKSSR